The sequence CCCCATCCTGGGATTTCCCCGCCACGGGGGCCGCGGTAAGCGTAAAGCTGGTAGGCCCGCTCGCCACGCAGGATATTGTGTAATACAAGGTGCTGGAAGCACTCGCTGCACAGGTTGTAGACGAACCTGCTGTGTCATAGCGGCCATTCACAGAGTAAGCGCGTTCCATTCTAGCCGCATAATCCACCAGTAACTGTTGCGCATCCGTACGGCGGCTTTTCACCACATGCCGGGTATACGCCGGATACGCCACTGCCGCCAGAATACCAATAATGGCCACCACGATCATCAACTCCACCAAGGTGAACCCAGCGTGACGTACTTTCTGCATAGTATTCAACTCCTGTAGCCTGTTAGCTAACGGGACACACAATGACCTGACTTTGTACCACGGCGCCTTCATTGGCGTCCAGCGTGCCGGCTGATGCATTGAGAGAGCTGTATGCCTTGGCAGTAACCGCCCAGCGGTAGCAGGAGGTAAGGGGGAGGATGCGCCCCGAAGCCGTAAACGTTCCAAGCGGTTGCACCACATACCGTCCAGCGTTCGCCACTGCGACAGCGGTAGTTCCTGAAGCGACTGACCATGCTGTGATCGGATTACTCGCCGGGCCAGAAGACTCATTCAAACCTTGAGCATTGGTCAGGCAGTTCCATGCCGTAGCACAACTTGGCTGACGCAAGGCCAGTTCGCCTTGGCGCAATGCTTGTTCGGCACGCTGAATGGTCTGACTGCGTTCACGGTAATCCCCCGCAGCTCGCTCCCCCACCACCACCCCGCGCATGCTTCCCATCACCAGCAAGGTCACCACCAGCAGCATGATCAGCGTCACCGCCATGGTAAAGCCCCGGGCTGCGCGTAACTGTGTTTGACGATTCTGCATGTTCAGCTCCGGTTACGCATGGCCACGGTGGTGCGGAAGATCCGGTACACCTTACGGTCCGTGGTCGATGCCGCAATATTGGCACCCGTACAATTCGTAAATGCGGCCGGACGGGAAACTGCCATTGCACTCTGCTCACTACGCAACACCGCACAGACTCGCACAGCCACAATCCGTGCCCCCGTCCCCGGTGTGGAAGTGTATCTATCCGGAATACAGTCCCTGCTGGGCGCACACTGATAGGCCGATGCGACGGTAGACACATTGTCGTCTATGCCATATTGCAGATTGAAATCCACCACCTCCACACCGCGGCTGGTACCTGATGCTGCGGCCACTACCCAGTTGGTTATTGTTGAGCCTGATGCATTGGTAAATCTACAGTCCAACCCAGAGCCTGATTGAAAGATG is a genomic window of Leeia aquatica containing:
- a CDS encoding type IV pilin protein, producing MQKVRHAGFTLVELMIVVAIIGILAAVAYPAYTRHVVKSRRTDAQQLLVDYAARMERAYSVNGRYDTAGSSTTCAASASSTLYYTISCVASGPTSFTLTAAPVAGKSQDGDGDLTLNNTGFKSGTVASGRWGS
- a CDS encoding pilus assembly PilX family protein; protein product: MQNRQTQLRAARGFTMAVTLIMLLVVTLLVMGSMRGVVVGERAAGDYRERSQTIQRAEQALRQGELALRQPSCATAWNCLTNAQGLNESSGPASNPITAWSVASGTTAVAVANAGRYVVQPLGTFTASGRILPLTSCYRWAVTAKAYSSLNASAGTLDANEGAVVQSQVIVCPVS
- a CDS encoding PilW family protein — translated: MRGADMKQRAQQFGFSLVELMVSLTLGSLVILALGQIYSSTSASRRVQEMQSRLAEDGRFVMGISSRLLLQAGYKQNPGYGSAPFQSVSGAVSTASSVAIVFDADGINQVGCNGVAVASEVNLRVTIFQSGSGLDCRFTNASGSTITNWVVAAASGTSRGVEVVDFNLQYGIDDNVSTVASAYQCAPSRDCIPDRYTSTPGTGARIVAVRVCAVLRSEQSAMAVSRPAAFTNCTGANIAASTTDRKVYRIFRTTVAMRNRS